AATCAAGAGGATACGTTTCTTTCATGTGAAATTGAATTATTTCAAACATTGTATGATATAGCAGAAGTGCCTTTGAAAGACGTTGTTACAGAAGGATCCTTCGTAAGGGTGGCTGTATGTGATGTAAAGGACGAAAAAGAAAAGCAATTTTTACATAAACAAGAAACAATTTGGAATAAAGGAATGGAAAATATAAAAGGGATGTTAGGTGGAGTAGTTGGGAAGTCTTTAAAAAATGAAAACCGTTACATCGTGTTAACTTATTGGAAAGATGAAAAAGCGCATCAACATTATGTAGAAGAAATTTTCCCTGAGTTGTATAAACTAGCTAATATTCATGAAGATATAGAGGATATAAGAGGAAAACAAGCTGTATGTAAGGAAGAATGGCTTGTATATTAAGCGCGGAAAAAGTGCATAAATGAATGTATAATAAAGATATTTTCTTATAAATAAGTAATTAATAGAAGACGTTATATGCCCTTTCATGTTAATATATTTAAGTTATAATAGGAGGCTTACCCTTTTGTATTGTACGGTAGAAGCAGTGTGAGCTTGAAATTTTTTTAGAAAAGGATGTGCCTAATTTGCGTATCAATAAATTTATTAGTGAAGCTGGAAAAGCGTCTCGACGTGGAGCAGATAAACTAATTAATGAGAGAAGAGTAATTATTAACGGCAAGGTTGCAAAAATTGGTGACCAAGTGAATCCAGGTGATGATGTACGCGTAAATGGAGAGCAACTTCGCATTGCTCGAGATCACGTATATATTGCTTTAAATAAACCAGTAGGTATTACAT
This genomic window from Bacillus anthracis str. Vollum contains:
- a CDS encoding DUF4937 domain-containing protein; translation: MLLKTIYCKVEEEKKELFSMAQEKWRDIQHLDGFHGQFGGWHKGEACVFTLWEDRGAYQSFMNGAHDTIYLNSNQEDTFLSCEIELFQTLYDIAEVPLKDVVTEGSFVRVAVCDVKDEKEKQFLHKQETIWNKGMENIKGMLGGVVGKSLKNENRYIVLTYWKDEKAHQHYVEEIFPELYKLANIHEDIEDIRGKQAVCKEEWLVY